The Candidatus Jordarchaeales archaeon genome includes a window with the following:
- a CDS encoding creatininase family protein: MEFLLERMTWKEVEEAVKRAAGVIVPFGATEEHGLHLPISTDNIITYELVCRAAEKTGFLVAPIVNYGVCRATRGFPGTIALRFETLKQLVLDIISDLAASGFKKIVLFSFHASNAHLTAIKEAALDFSLNSRDAKVYFVSSAELASEEMSKMLETPPYHACEAETSLMLHLKPELVRVDKIEDERPQTPPFLVVPTWKPWMKTGVIGEPTHATREKGEKMFNALIKKLIEVLEIIKSQP; this comes from the coding sequence GTGGAGTTCCTGCTGGAACGAATGACATGGAAGGAGGTTGAAGAAGCCGTTAAGCGCGCGGCGGGCGTCATAGTCCCATTCGGAGCAACAGAAGAGCATGGCCTCCACCTCCCTATCTCCACCGACAACATCATAACGTACGAGCTTGTTTGTAGGGCGGCGGAGAAGACGGGCTTCCTAGTGGCGCCAATTGTCAACTACGGTGTCTGTAGGGCAACGAGAGGGTTCCCGGGAACCATAGCGTTAAGGTTCGAGACTCTTAAGCAGCTTGTGTTGGACATAATATCCGACCTCGCCGCGTCCGGCTTCAAGAAAATAGTCCTCTTCAGTTTCCACGCAAGTAACGCCCACCTCACAGCTATAAAGGAAGCTGCACTCGACTTTTCTCTCAACAGCAGAGACGCTAAAGTCTACTTTGTGTCCAGCGCAGAATTAGCCTCGGAGGAAATGTCGAAAATGCTTGAAACACCACCATACCACGCTTGTGAAGCCGAAACATCACTAATGCTTCACCTGAAACCCGAACTAGTACGCGTCGACAAAATAGAAGACGAGAGACCTCAAACTCCACCCTTCCTCGTAGTCCCAACGTGGAAGCCGTGGATGAAAACCGGAGTCATAGGAGAGCCAACCCATGCAACCAGAGAGAAAGGAGAAAAAATGTTCAACGCATTAATCAAGAAACTCATAGAAGTGCTCGAAATAATAAAAAGCCAGCCGTGA
- the thsB gene encoding thermosome subunit beta: MAMLSGTPVLILKEGTRRAAGRDAQRTNIMAARVIAEAVRTSLGPLGMDKMLVDSFGDVVITNDGATILKEIDVQHPAAKMMVNVAKTQDQEVGDGTTTAVVLAGELLKNAEVLLDQDVHPTVIVDGYRKALEKALEVIDSISVRVDPDDEEMLKKVAMTAMCSKMVSGSRDYLAEIAVKAVRKVAERVNSEWKVDLDNIKVEKKEGESLDDTMFIEGIVLDKEVVHPGMPKRVENAKIALLACPLEIEKTEFDAKINITSPEQMKSFLDEEQRMIEEMVNKIVKTGANVVLCQKGIDDLAQHFLAKAGILAVRRIKKSDMEKLAKATGGNIVTNLEDLSEKDLGEAAVVYEKKIGDDEMVFVEGCKNPRAVSILVRGGTELVVEEAERSIHDALCVVKAVVEDGRVVAGGGAPEIEIAKRLKEYAETLSGREQLAVKQFAEAIEVIPKTLAENAGLDPIDILAELRAAHEKGKVTYGVDVFSGKVVDMAEMSVWEPALVKKQALKSSTEAAALILRIDDVIAASAAKSETGPSGEKTSEEEEEKESSSID, from the coding sequence ATGGCTATGCTAAGTGGAACCCCAGTCCTCATACTAAAGGAGGGAACTAGAAGAGCTGCTGGTAGAGACGCACAAAGGACAAACATCATGGCGGCCAGAGTAATCGCGGAGGCAGTTCGGACATCACTTGGCCCCCTCGGAATGGACAAGATGCTCGTCGACAGCTTCGGGGACGTGGTGATCACGAACGATGGAGCGACTATACTAAAAGAGATAGATGTGCAGCATCCTGCGGCGAAGATGATGGTTAACGTTGCGAAGACGCAAGATCAAGAGGTGGGTGATGGTACAACGACAGCGGTTGTGTTAGCTGGTGAGCTTCTCAAGAATGCTGAGGTGTTGTTGGACCAGGATGTGCATCCGACTGTGATCGTTGATGGTTACAGGAAGGCTTTGGAGAAGGCTTTGGAGGTTATTGACAGTATTTCGGTTAGGGTTGACCCGGATGACGAGGAGATGCTTAAGAAGGTTGCTATGACGGCGATGTGCAGTAAGATGGTTTCGGGGTCAAGGGATTACCTGGCTGAGATTGCGGTGAAGGCTGTGAGGAAGGTTGCGGAGAGGGTTAACAGTGAGTGGAAGGTTGACCTTGACAACATTAAGGTGGAGAAGAAGGAAGGGGAGAGTCTTGATGATACGATGTTCATTGAGGGCATAGTGCTTGACAAGGAGGTTGTGCACCCGGGGATGCCGAAGCGCGTTGAGAATGCGAAGATTGCTTTGCTGGCCTGTCCGTTGGAGATTGAGAAGACTGAGTTTGACGCTAAGATTAACATTACTTCACCGGAGCAGATGAAGAGTTTCCTTGATGAGGAGCAGAGGATGATTGAAGAGATGGTGAACAAGATTGTGAAGACCGGTGCTAACGTGGTTCTCTGCCAGAAGGGTATTGATGACTTGGCTCAGCACTTCTTGGCGAAGGCTGGGATTCTTGCGGTGCGAAGGATTAAGAAGAGTGACATGGAGAAGCTCGCGAAGGCTACTGGTGGAAACATAGTGACAAACCTTGAGGACCTAAGTGAGAAGGATCTCGGTGAGGCAGCAGTGGTCTACGAAAAGAAGATTGGCGACGACGAGATGGTGTTTGTAGAAGGATGCAAGAATCCGAGGGCTGTGAGCATCTTGGTCAGAGGTGGTACGGAGCTGGTTGTCGAAGAAGCCGAGCGCTCGATACACGATGCGCTTTGCGTCGTGAAAGCTGTGGTTGAGGATGGACGTGTAGTTGCTGGCGGTGGGGCTCCAGAGATTGAGATTGCTAAGAGACTTAAAGAGTATGCTGAGACGCTGAGTGGCAGAGAGCAGCTTGCCGTGAAGCAGTTCGCTGAGGCGATTGAGGTTATACCTAAGACGCTCGCTGAGAATGCTGGGCTTGACCCGATTGACATTCTAGCTGAGCTGAGGGCGGCGCACGAGAAGGGCAAGGTGACTTACGGTGTTGACGTGTTCAGCGGCAAAGTTGTGGACATGGCTGAGATGAGTGTGTGGGAGCCTGCGCTGGTTAAGAAGCAGGCGTTGAAGTCTTCGACTGAGGCTGCAGCGTTAATACTGAGAATCGACGACGTGATAGCGGCTTCAGCGGCAAAGAGTGAAACTGGACCGAGCGGTGAGAAGACGTCTGAGGAAGAGGAGGAGAAGGAGAGCAGCTCCATAGACTAG
- a CDS encoding DNA-directed RNA polymerase subunit K yields the protein MIATGDFVIKIGPPWLTRFEKSRVLSARVLQISLGAPILIDLPPDVKDPVAVARIELESGVLPITIRRRLPDGTYQDIPVKYLVRKGEKW from the coding sequence ATTATTGCCACGGGGGATTTCGTTATCAAGATAGGGCCGCCGTGGTTAACGCGGTTCGAGAAGTCGAGGGTTCTCAGTGCACGCGTGTTGCAGATCTCGCTGGGTGCCCCCATACTGATAGACTTGCCTCCGGACGTTAAGGACCCTGTTGCTGTTGCTAGGATTGAGCTGGAAAGCGGCGTCCTGCCGATAACTATAAGGCGCCGTCTTCCGGATGGGACGTACCAGGATATTCCTGTGAAGTACTTGGTGCGGAAGGGGGAGAAGTGGTAA
- a CDS encoding phosphotransacetylase family protein translates to MGDVKKVLVSGVRYSGKTAMCLALALLFKDEGLKVSYFKPVGWTSKPGGVDEDALLIKEALGMEHPIEVISPIVLDAYYLNRLYKGELADVERKIEDAYHKLSKNADVMLIEGGHAPVAFYSGRISSFHIARMLGASVLIVNTFRSDLTLDVVLAQAEMFRLTGSKVMGAIFNNVPIVILKKVKGMVSEIAEKNGVRVWGVVEEDRHLTSPTVREVCEVLDGEILEEGDMDRIVEDVLVGAMSVETALNYFRRGVNKVVITGGDRADVALAALETDTSMLVLTGNLYPDVRVLARAREAGVTVVLVPYDTYTAVQRLNEVGGRIKPGDKKKINIAVEKVKRETDWKGLLNAIMGEE, encoded by the coding sequence ATGGGAGACGTGAAAAAAGTGTTGGTTTCAGGTGTTAGGTATAGTGGGAAAACCGCAATGTGCCTGGCCCTAGCTTTACTGTTCAAGGATGAGGGGCTGAAGGTAAGCTACTTCAAGCCCGTTGGGTGGACTTCTAAGCCTGGCGGAGTAGACGAGGACGCCCTTCTCATAAAAGAAGCACTCGGCATGGAACACCCCATCGAAGTAATTTCCCCTATAGTTCTCGACGCCTATTACCTCAACAGGCTTTACAAGGGGGAGCTGGCTGACGTAGAAAGGAAAATAGAGGACGCTTACCACAAGCTTAGCAAAAACGCAGACGTGATGCTTATCGAGGGGGGACATGCCCCAGTCGCTTTCTACAGCGGGAGAATATCATCCTTTCACATAGCGAGGATGCTCGGCGCCAGCGTCCTAATAGTGAACACCTTTAGAAGTGATCTGACGCTGGACGTCGTGCTAGCTCAAGCCGAAATGTTTCGGCTTACGGGCTCAAAGGTGATGGGTGCTATATTCAACAACGTCCCAATCGTAATACTAAAGAAAGTCAAGGGAATGGTCAGTGAAATCGCTGAGAAAAACGGGGTCCGCGTGTGGGGGGTGGTTGAGGAGGACAGACACTTAACATCCCCCACGGTCAGAGAGGTGTGTGAGGTTCTTGATGGGGAAATACTCGAAGAGGGAGACATGGATAGAATAGTTGAGGACGTGCTCGTTGGTGCTATGAGCGTTGAAACCGCCCTTAACTACTTCAGGAGGGGGGTCAACAAGGTTGTTATAACAGGCGGAGACAGGGCAGATGTTGCGCTTGCGGCTCTAGAAACAGACACCAGCATGCTCGTACTCACAGGAAACTTGTACCCTGACGTGCGTGTTCTAGCTAGGGCGCGTGAAGCCGGCGTGACGGTTGTGCTTGTCCCCTATGACACCTACACGGCGGTTCAAAGATTGAACGAGGTCGGAGGACGCATAAAACCTGGAGACAAAAAGAAGATTAATATAGCTGTGGAAAAGGTCAAACGCGAGACGGACTGGAAAGGGTTATTGAACGCCATAATGGGGGAAGAATGA
- a CDS encoding glycosyltransferase, giving the protein MEVLFVCSSKVNERFPQRDFHVCRELRKLGCKVRIVNAYNPLIGALGVLKNRKVKCKIFCGFRAGFIALLLKPLIKEYLYDLVEWKADLCRDNWKGVKRLLVPLVEFVDKMIIRCARIVFNADRNFIHPFLRGLSEKVVFAENGYNDELFDPSKYDRLSIREKHGVNFPLAIYVGKLTDMYVKYLVPVIKAMDIVRKHLPSAEFWIIGDGPARAFLEEAARGVSGVRMLGYVPYERVPEFVAMADVGVNAYKTTSLKLREWVAMGLPTIAPPEVKFPGVTNCEWTEEKIAHNIVKLSKEGTRVKVKLNTWKDVAWIMLSVCKRLYGD; this is encoded by the coding sequence TTGGAAGTTTTGTTTGTTTGCTCCTCCAAGGTGAATGAAAGGTTCCCGCAAAGGGACTTTCATGTATGCCGCGAGCTTAGAAAGCTAGGATGTAAGGTTAGGATCGTTAACGCTTATAACCCTTTAATAGGCGCGCTTGGCGTGCTAAAAAACAGGAAAGTTAAGTGCAAGATTTTTTGCGGCTTCAGAGCGGGGTTCATAGCCCTCCTTCTAAAGCCCCTTATAAAAGAGTACTTGTATGATCTTGTAGAGTGGAAGGCTGATTTGTGTAGAGATAACTGGAAGGGAGTGAAAAGGTTACTTGTTCCCTTGGTCGAGTTCGTTGACAAGATGATTATTAGGTGTGCTAGAATAGTTTTTAACGCCGACAGAAACTTCATTCACCCCTTTCTACGCGGTCTAAGCGAGAAGGTTGTTTTTGCTGAAAACGGGTACAACGACGAACTTTTCGACCCCAGCAAGTACGACAGGCTTTCAATTAGGGAGAAACATGGTGTTAATTTTCCATTAGCAATCTATGTTGGCAAGCTTACCGACATGTATGTGAAGTATCTTGTCCCAGTGATTAAGGCTATGGACATTGTGCGCAAGCACCTTCCAAGCGCGGAGTTCTGGATAATCGGGGACGGACCTGCTAGAGCCTTTTTAGAGGAGGCCGCTAGGGGTGTTAGCGGTGTCCGCATGCTAGGATACGTGCCTTACGAGCGCGTACCCGAGTTTGTTGCGATGGCCGACGTCGGGGTGAACGCCTATAAAACAACGAGTCTAAAGCTTAGAGAGTGGGTTGCAATGGGTCTTCCGACTATCGCTCCGCCGGAGGTTAAGTTTCCAGGTGTTACAAACTGTGAATGGACGGAGGAAAAAATCGCCCATAACATTGTGAAGCTTTCAAAAGAGGGGACACGTGTTAAAGTCAAATTGAACACGTGGAAAGACGTTGCATGGATCATGTTGTCCGTGTGCAAGAGGCTATACGGAGATTAA